The Myroides fluvii region TAACCGAAGGGCTTGAAGTTAAGTCCGCGCGATCAGGTTCACTTGCGTTCATCTCTCTTATTCGTACCTCACTATTCTTGATAGCCTTTTCCTCTTGCCGTTCAATACCTTTCTATTACTTTCAAAGCACCGAGAGGTGGTTTGAAACCCTCGCTTGTACAACGATTATGATAAACCTACTATCATCTCCTATAAAGCATTGAACAAGGTTTCAAACTATTGTCTATTCACAGTACACTCCGCGCGATCGAGATTGACATTTCTCAGATAATTAATCTAATTGATACAACAAGTAAAATGAGTATATAAAATTTAATATTATCATACAGATTATACACCATACAATTATACCTCCTATAAGATTTTGATTTTTAGATAATCGCTCAAATCTTACATTGTAATCCTTCCACACACTTGAATACGTAAAAAATTTCAAGTTAACGATCACAATACATACTACTATAAGCATAAACACTATTTTATTCAAATAAAAGTGTCTATCAATAAAAACCGTATAATAATTCACCACAGACATTACCAACCAGATTTCTAAAGCCATAATTGAAACTTCTGCTTTAAAAGCACTCCAAAATTTGGGAAAAGAAATCTTTTCCCAAAAAATAAATAATTTATAAAATAAATAATAATATCCTCTCATCTATAACTCTGGTTTAAATACAGCTCCTCTATTTCCTTTTCTATATGTAGCTTGTGCTTCTCCATAATCTTCTAATGCTCCTGATGCTCCATTTGGGTGTAAAACTTCCATACCATTATATATGAGAGATGCTGGTGTTCCAAAACCTGTAAAACCTAATGCCCCCATCGTAGTATTAACTCCCATTTTTACAGGAGAAACTGCACTTGGTGAATTAGGATTCTGTTTATATTCATTCAAACCGTATGTATCTAATGCAATACCTAGACCAAACGTGAATCTACCCAGAAACTTTCCTATATATGAACCTTTTATATACCACTTACCATTTCCATAATAATTATTACCTAAAAAATTAACAGGAATATCTGGTCTTGCCGTTCCTATAGCAACTCTCAAAGAAGAATTCCCTATTCCTGCAGCAGCTAAAGTTCCTACATTATTTGCAACTCCAGTAGCAGCCGATAAATCTTTATCCTTAAACCAATTCTTAAAATGATTAAACCCCGATTTCTCTTTGTTTTTTTCCCAATCCGATGAAATCTTCTCACTTGAGAAACCACTTTTCTTCGCACTAATAACAATTTCATCTAAAGTACTACTTATACCTTCAAACGTAGACTCCAATAATGATGGTTGTTTCACAGGATCTCCTTCCCCTGAATTTTCTGCACTCATCCCCGTAGGATCCACTAAATTAATCGGGTTATTGTGTACATAATGGTACGGATTCCATCCTGGGAAATCTTCCGCCAACGGATCCACACTCAAAAATATATTCGCTCCTGGATCGTAATATCGTGCAATTTAGTTGACCGTTGACCGTTTACAGTGAACGGTTCTACATCGCCTTTTACAACAACAAAACCTCTTCTAAAGATAATGCTTTAAAGCTACAAACAAATTGTCCTTACACTAGATTTTCTTTTACAAACAGTTGACTTTATTCACGCTGTCAACGTTAACAGTAAACTGTTAACTACAAAAACAAACCCCTTTAATCCGTTTTGGAAGGTTGGGGTGGATTTTATTTAACATCCTCAAAAGGAAAATCTTCTTTCAGTTTTATACTATTTTCTCTATGCTCTTCAATGTAATCTAAAAGTAGTTGAAAATTACTTAGTTTACCAATAAACTTACTATCAACAGAGTAGTTTCCAAAGTTATCAATACAAATAACCTTATCTTTAAATTCAATTCGATACCTTATATCTAAATCATTATTCGATTTCACAATATCATCTGTTTGCCAATCCTTTAACAACAGATCTATAAACACCTTATCATCTATTTTAAAATAAGAAATCAAAAAATCCAAACTACTCAAATAATTATTACAACTAACGGGGAGATCAGTATCTACCATACCTCTAACAAAATATATAGTCCCATACTCTTTCCCCTCAGCTAATGCTTTATCAATTGTATTTATTTTCTTACAACCAACCAAACTGATTACTATAAGAGCAAATAAAATATTTTTTTTAATTTCTTTCATCATGGTACAATCCTTTTGAAATTTGATTACTGTTACTTCTATTCTTCGTATTTCTTATCTTATTTGAAGTTGAAGATCCCGATAGCGCGAATTTAACTTCGTTCAGTTCGGCTAAAGCCTCGGGTGCAATCCGTACCTTTCTAAACCTCATAAATACTATTTCCACTTCAAACTCATATTAAACCTAAGACTTCAGCCGAACGTCTTGAAGGTAAATTCTTGCAATCATGACTTACAAAACCAACTGTTCCTATAAAAGTAGGATTTATTT contains the following coding sequences:
- a CDS encoding RHS repeat-associated core domain-containing protein, giving the protein MARYYDPGANIFLSVDPLAEDFPGWNPYHYVHNNPINLVDPTGMSAENSGEGDPVKQPSLLESTFEGISSTLDEIVISAKKSGFSSEKISSDWEKNKEKSGFNHFKNWFKDKDLSAATGVANNVGTLAAAGIGNSSLRVAIGTARPDIPVNFLGNNYYGNGKWYIKGSYIGKFLGRFTFGLGIALDTYGLNEYKQNPNSPSAVSPVKMGVNTTMGALGFTGFGTPASLIYNGMEVLHPNGASGALEDYGEAQATYRKGNRGAVFKPEL